The Patagioenas fasciata isolate bPatFas1 chromosome 3, bPatFas1.hap1, whole genome shotgun sequence genome contains a region encoding:
- the FUCA2 gene encoding plasma alpha-L-fucosidase: MRHSAAGALLLHPAEGKDVAVPPQPGTAGLSLGRSPPPAGGRDKLRFGRKVAGSGGVERARSRLVSRHLCPAASPASATTPALSRFLPPSRFLPPSAAAMSGPPGRAALLLPLLLGLPGLLPAPPPTGGRQPRYEPTWGSLDSRPLPTWFDEAKFGVFIHWGVFSVPSFGSEWFWWYWQKEKRAPYVKFMEANYPPGFSYEDFGPLFTAEFFDPNQWADILKASGAKYVVLTSKHHEGFTLWGSKYSWNWNAVDEGPKRDLVAELATSVRNRTDLRFGLYHSLFEWFNPLFLEDATNFFKTRKFPTSKSLPELYEIVTKYQPEIIWSDGDGNAPDTYWNSTGFLAWLYNDSPVRDTVVTNDRWGSGSICTHGGFYTCSDRYNPGHLLPHKWENCMTIDKRSWGYRRNAQLEDYLTIEDLVKQLVETVSCGGNLLMNIGPTHDGRITVVFEERLRQMGTWLKVNGGAIYGTKPWRAQNDTLTPGVWYTFSPKEGQVNAIFLNWPVSGTLELGEPQAKLGETQAKLVGYKELLKWVALGEKGIIITLPQLTPQQLPCQWGWTLQLTDVN; this comes from the exons ATGAGACACTCAGCAGCTGGCGCGCTTCTCCTTCACCCAGCGGAGGGGAAGGACGTGGCGGTGCCGCCTCAGCCGGGCACGGCGGGGCTGAGCCTTGGGAGGAGCCCTCCACCTGCGGGTGGTAGGGACAAATTACGTTTTGGCCGGAAGGTGGCGGGCTCCGGTGGGGTGGAGAGAGCCCGATCCCGCCTTGTGTCCCGGCACCTGTGCCCAGCGGCCTCCCCCGCCAGCGCCACGACCCCCGCCCTGAGCCGCTTCCTCCCCCCGAGCCGCTTTCTCCCCCCGTCCGCCGCCGCCATGTCGGGGCCGCCCGGCCGTgccgcgctgctgctgccgctgttgCTGGGGCTGCCCGGGCTCCTGCCAGCGCCACCGCCAACCGGCGGCAGGCAGCCTCGCTACGAGCCAACCTGGGGCTCTCTGGACTCCCGGCCGCTGCCCACCTGGTTTGACGAGGCGAAGTTTGGAGTGTTCATCCACTGGGGCGTGTTCTCGGTGCCCAGCTTCGGCAGCGAGTGGTTCTG GTGGTACTGGCAGAAGGAAAAGAGAGCACCCTATGTGAAATTTATGGAAGCAAATTACCCACCTGGGTTTAGTTATGAAGATTTTGGGCCACTGTTTACAGCAGAGTTCTTTGATCCCAACCAGTGGGCAGATATTTTGAAGGCTTCAGGTGCAAAATATGTTGTCTTAACTTCAAAACATCATGAAG gctTTACTTTGTGGGGGTCCAAATATTCTTGGAACTGGAATGCTGTTGATGAGGGACCAAAACGAGATCTTGTGGCTGAGCTTGCAACATCTGTTAGAAACAGGACTGACTTGCGCTTTGGGTTGTATCATTCCCTGTTCGAATGGTTCAATCCTCTCTTTCTAGAGGATGCCACCAACTTCTTTAAGACAAGAAAGTTTCCTACCAGTAAATCATTACCAGAACTCTATGAAATTGTGACCAAGTACCAACCAGAAATAATTTGGTCTGATGGGGATGGAAATGCACCAGATACTTACTGGAACAGCACTGGTTTCTTGGCTTGGCTGTATAATGACAG TCCAGTTCGGGACACAGTTGTGACCAATGACCGCTGGGGATCTGGCAGCATCTGTACGCATGGTGGCTTCTACACCTGCAGTGACCGGTACAACCCTGGCCACCTCCTGCCTCACAAGTGGGAGAACTGCATGACTATTGACAAAAGGTCATGGGGGTACAGGAGGAATGCACAGCTTGAGGATTACCTCACAATTGAGGACTTGGTGAAG caaCTCGTAGAAACAGTGTCTTGCGGAGGAAATCTCTTGATGAATATTGGGCCCACTCATGATGGTCGCATCACTGTTGTATTTGAGGAACGCCTGAGGCAGATGGGTACCTGGCTGAAAGTCAATGGAGGAGCCATCTATGGAACGAAACCATGGAGAGCACAGAACGACACGCTCACACCAGGAGTGTG GTACACTTTCAGCCCTAAAGAAGGCCAAGTCAATGCTATCTTCCTTAACTGGCCAGTCTCTGGGACTCTGGAACTTGGTGAGCCACAGGCTAAGCTTGGAGAAACGCAG GCAAAGCTGGTTGGCTACAAGGAACTGCTGAAATGGGTTGCACTGGGAGAGAAAGGAATCATAATAACTCTACCTCAATTAACCCCTCAGCAGTTGCCATGTCAGTGGGGCTGGACTTTACAACTGACTGATGTAAACTGA
- the PEX3 gene encoding peroxisomal biogenesis factor 3, protein MLRSLWSFLKRHKKKCLVLGTFLGGVYLLGKYGQKKIREIQEREAAEYIAQARRQYHFESNQRTCNMTVLSMLPTLRDALMHQLNSESLTSLLKNRPANKLEIWEDLKIISFTRSIAAVYSTCMLVVLLRVQLNIIGGYIYLDNAALCKNGTTPLAPPEVQQQYLSSIQHLLGDGLTELITIVKQAVHKVFGSISLKHTLSLLELEQKLKDIRKVVEHKDSDQIASYSPLCHYLMPDEENPLATQACGLTERDITTIKLLNETRDMLESPDFSTVLSTCLNRGFSRLLDNMAEFFRPTEQDLSQNGSVYSLSSVSLPLAKIIPIINGQIHSVCSETPSHFVQDLLMMEQVKDFAANVYEAFSTPQQLEK, encoded by the exons GAGTCTATTTACTGGGAAAATATGGGCAGAAGAAAATCAGAGAAATCCAAGAACGAGAGGCAGCTGAATACATCGCCCAAGCCCGAAGGCAGTATCATTTTGAAAGTAATCAGAGGACATGCAATATGACAG tgCTGTCAATGCTTCCAACATTGAGGGATGCCTTAATGCATCAATTAAATTCTGAGAGTCTCACATCTCTTCTTAAAAATAG GCCAGCAAACAAGTTAGAAATATGGGAGGATTTAAAGATAATAA GTTTCACCAGAAGCATTGCAGCTGTATATAGTACCTGTATGCTAGTTGTTCTTTTGCGAGTCCAGTTAAATATTATTGGCGGTTACATCTACCTAGATAATGCTGCACTCTGCAAAAATGGCACA acaCCACTAGCTCCCCCTGAAGTTCAGCAGCAATATTTATCAAGTATTCAGCACCTTTTAGGAGATG gaCTGACTGAGTTAATAACTATTGTTAAACAAGCTGTGCATAAAGTTTTTGGAAG tatttCCCTTAAGCACACCCTGTCTCTTCTGGAGCTGGAACAGAAACTTAAAGATATCAGGAAAGTAGTGGAACATAAAGATTCAGACCAGATTGCATCTTACTCTCCCTTATGTCATTATCTGATGCCAGATGAAGAAAACCCCTTGGCTACCCAG GCCTGTGGActcacagaaagagacattactACAATTAAATTACTTAATGAAACCAGAGATATGCTAGAAAG TCCAGACTTCAGTACAGTTTTGAGCACGTGTTTAAATAGAGGATTCAGTCGACTGCTGGACAATATGGCAGAGTTTTTTAGACCTACGGAACAGGACCTCTCTCAGAATGGATCTGTATATag tCTTTCCAGTGTCAGTCTTCCTTTAGCCAAGATAATTCCAATAATAAATGGACAGATCCATTCAGTATGCAGTGAAACACCCAGTCACTTTGTTCAG GACCTGCTGATGATGGAACAAGTGAAAGATTTTGCTGCTAATGTTTATGAAGCTTTTAGTACGCCTCAGCAACTAGAGAAATGA